Proteins found in one Bacillus subtilis subsp. subtilis str. 168 genomic segment:
- the yhcF gene encoding putative transcriptional regulator (GntR family) (Evidence 3: Putative function from multiple computational evidences; Product type r: regulator): MDNQFQSSKPIYLQIADQIFYRLVRKELLPGDKLPSVREMAIQTKVNPNTIQRTYSEMERLGIVETRRGQGTFIAEKAEIVDELKDKLTREVLEGFVKQMKELGLTKEEMLEGIKTFTEGG, encoded by the coding sequence ATGGACAATCAATTCCAATCCTCGAAACCGATTTATCTGCAGATCGCTGATCAGATCTTTTATAGGCTGGTCAGGAAGGAGCTGCTCCCAGGAGACAAGCTTCCTTCAGTAAGAGAAATGGCGATTCAAACTAAAGTAAATCCCAATACAATTCAAAGAACTTACAGTGAGATGGAAAGGCTGGGTATTGTGGAGACAAGAAGAGGTCAAGGGACGTTTATTGCGGAAAAAGCAGAAATCGTAGACGAGCTGAAAGACAAGCTGACACGAGAGGTGCTGGAAGGCTTTGTCAAGCAAATGAAAGAGCTGGGGCTAACGAAAGAAGAAATGTTAGAAGGGATTAAAACATTCACAGAGGGAGGCTAA
- the yhcD gene encoding hypothetical protein (Evidence 5: Unknown function), which yields MKKANPFTHAGLPFLLFPSIMFLSNKSMEYVVFHLDLVYYVTHTPRIFSGR from the coding sequence ATGAAAAAGGCAAATCCGTTTACTCATGCGGGTTTGCCTTTTTTGCTGTTTCCATCAATTATGTTTTTATCAAATAAATCCATGGAATATGTTGTATTCCACCTTGATCTAGTGTACTATGTTACTCATACACCGAGGATTTTTTCCGGGAGGTAA
- the yhcC gene encoding hypothetical membrane protein (Evidence 5: Unknown function) has product MAIIIAIIAAVIVIAALITFNVRNASPGPEKQEATDRIAPPEEEKNEAHYPAEARAAEHTPSVVKNDSPKEKRDTMGDDIYRQALQKFKHSDEVHAEEEVTEESDKMQDRSYRDALLSMKNKKK; this is encoded by the coding sequence ATGGCCATTATTATAGCAATAATTGCTGCTGTCATTGTCATTGCGGCCCTTATTACATTTAACGTCCGCAACGCCTCACCTGGACCTGAGAAGCAAGAAGCAACCGATAGAATCGCACCTCCAGAAGAGGAAAAAAACGAAGCGCATTACCCTGCTGAAGCAAGGGCTGCCGAGCATACGCCATCCGTTGTCAAAAACGATTCTCCAAAAGAGAAGCGTGACACAATGGGTGATGATATTTACAGGCAGGCGCTGCAAAAGTTTAAGCATTCTGATGAAGTTCATGCAGAAGAAGAGGTCACTGAGGAAAGTGACAAAATGCAGGACCGCAGCTATCGTGATGCGCTGCTCTCTATGAAAAATAAGAAAAAGTAA
- the yhcH gene encoding putative ABC transporter (ATP-binding protein) (Evidence 3: Putative function from multiple computational evidences; PubMedId: 7476193, 15870467; Product type t: transporter), which translates to MKTVLELKNVTKNIRGRTIIDDLSFTIREGEVFGFLGPNGAGKTTTIRMMVGLMKLSKGDVLICGQSITKEYAKAIKHIGAIVENPELYKFLSGYKNLQQFARMVKGVTKEKIDEVVELVGLTDRIHDKVKTYSLGMRQRLGLAQCLLHDPKVLILDEPTNGLDPAGIREIRDHLKKLTRERGMAVIVSSHLLSEMELMCDRIAILQKGKLIDIQNVKDENIDENDTYFFQVEQPSEAATVLNQYDLLSKTNGVEIKLAKEEVPAVIELLVMQQIRIYEVKVITKSLEDRFLEMTGETKEEVQHA; encoded by the coding sequence ATGAAAACAGTGTTGGAATTGAAAAACGTGACTAAAAACATCAGAGGCCGAACGATCATTGATGATCTCAGTTTTACGATTCGTGAAGGCGAGGTATTCGGTTTTTTAGGACCAAACGGAGCGGGGAAAACGACAACCATCCGGATGATGGTGGGGTTAATGAAGCTGTCGAAAGGTGATGTCCTCATTTGCGGCCAATCAATTACGAAAGAATATGCCAAGGCGATTAAGCATATCGGAGCGATCGTTGAGAATCCCGAGCTGTATAAATTTTTGAGCGGATATAAAAATCTCCAGCAATTCGCAAGGATGGTCAAGGGTGTCACGAAGGAAAAAATTGATGAAGTTGTTGAACTGGTCGGTTTAACAGACAGAATCCACGACAAGGTGAAAACATATTCTCTGGGGATGAGACAGCGTCTTGGCTTGGCACAATGCCTTCTGCACGATCCGAAAGTGCTGATTTTGGATGAACCGACAAACGGCCTTGATCCGGCGGGGATCAGAGAAATCAGAGATCATTTAAAGAAGCTGACCCGAGAAAGAGGAATGGCTGTCATCGTTTCAAGCCACCTGCTGTCAGAAATGGAACTGATGTGTGATCGAATTGCGATTCTGCAAAAAGGAAAGCTGATCGATATTCAAAATGTAAAAGATGAAAACATTGATGAGAATGATACATATTTCTTCCAGGTTGAGCAGCCGAGTGAAGCCGCTACTGTTTTAAATCAGTACGATTTGCTGAGTAAGACAAATGGTGTAGAAATCAAACTGGCTAAAGAGGAAGTCCCTGCGGTTATTGAATTGCTGGTGATGCAGCAAATCCGTATTTATGAGGTCAAGGTCATAACAAAATCATTAGAGGACCGTTTCTTAGAAATGACAGGT
- the yhcG gene encoding putative ABC transporter ATP-binding protein (Evidence 3: Putative function from multiple computational evidences; PubMedId: 15870467; Product type t: transporter): protein MEIKLEHVSKKYGRHTAVNDVSITLSSGRIYGLIGPNGSGKSTTLKMMAGLLFPTSGFVKVDEEQVTREMVRQTAYLTELDMFYPHFTVKDMVNFYQSQFPDFHTEQVYKLLNEMQLNPEKKIKKLSKGNRGRLKIVLALARRADVILLDEPFSGLDPMVRDSIVNSLVSYIDFEQQIVVIATHEIDEIETLLDEVIILANGEKVAQREVEDIREQEGMSVLQWFKSKMEVC, encoded by the coding sequence ATGGAAATCAAGCTAGAACATGTATCAAAAAAATACGGCCGCCATACGGCCGTCAATGATGTGTCAATCACCCTATCATCCGGACGGATTTATGGCCTGATTGGACCGAACGGCAGCGGCAAGTCAACGACCCTGAAAATGATGGCTGGCCTTCTGTTTCCGACTTCAGGATTTGTAAAAGTTGATGAAGAGCAGGTTACGAGAGAAATGGTGCGTCAAACGGCTTATCTTACTGAGCTTGATATGTTTTATCCGCATTTCACTGTTAAAGATATGGTGAATTTTTATCAGTCGCAGTTTCCTGATTTTCATACAGAACAGGTTTATAAGCTATTGAATGAGATGCAGCTGAATCCGGAAAAAAAGATCAAAAAGCTATCAAAAGGAAATCGGGGCAGGCTGAAAATCGTTCTTGCTTTAGCGAGACGGGCAGACGTCATCTTGCTTGATGAACCTTTTTCCGGGCTTGATCCGATGGTCAGGGATTCCATCGTAAACAGCCTTGTGTCGTACATTGATTTTGAGCAGCAGATTGTCGTGATCGCGACACATGAAATTGATGAAATTGAGACTTTGTTAGATGAAGTAATCATCCTCGCCAATGGAGAAAAAGTTGCGCAGCGTGAAGTAGAAGATATTCGTGAACAGGAAGGCATGTCTGTTTTGCAATGGTTTAAATCAAAAATGGAAGTTTGCTAG
- the yhcE gene encoding putative integral inner membrane orphan protein (Evidence 3: Putative function from multiple computational evidences; PubMedId: 15849754, 16850406; Product type m: membrane component), whose amino-acid sequence MNSFLGLLKKDIKLSRMWLLVWICGIIFLLGTGHIIASRTKEPLVIFGFFVAVAFFLLFLSPVFVFYHLRKEGKSQLWLYNPNGGLWLFSSKLAASLLYQFVIQLALTAYGIWMYHMLSVKNLLEHQVDITSTVALLNMYGLISSLDMSVTVIVFWTVFHSLRNWRGMRWAAMVLLVAMWLFFDEYIISPLVESQKHFWPVTVYCNFDFHFHNVWRLELKPIHLSVLGFPIAIVITFLLLIMASKLLDRKVEV is encoded by the coding sequence ATGAATTCTTTTTTAGGTTTATTAAAGAAAGATATCAAGCTTTCAAGAATGTGGCTGCTAGTATGGATATGCGGAATCATTTTCTTATTGGGAACAGGCCATATTATAGCTTCTCGCACGAAAGAACCTCTAGTCATTTTTGGTTTTTTTGTTGCAGTTGCTTTTTTTCTGCTTTTCTTATCTCCTGTTTTTGTTTTTTATCACCTTCGCAAGGAAGGGAAATCACAGCTTTGGCTGTACAATCCAAATGGCGGCTTATGGCTGTTTTCTTCTAAATTGGCAGCATCTTTGCTCTATCAATTTGTGATTCAGTTGGCATTAACAGCCTATGGCATATGGATGTATCATATGCTCTCTGTAAAAAATCTGCTGGAGCATCAAGTTGATATAACGAGTACAGTGGCTTTGCTGAATATGTATGGGCTTATTTCTTCGTTAGATATGTCAGTAACAGTCATTGTGTTTTGGACTGTTTTTCACTCTCTCAGAAATTGGCGCGGAATGCGGTGGGCTGCGATGGTTCTGTTGGTCGCAATGTGGTTATTCTTCGATGAATACATCATAAGCCCTTTGGTTGAATCTCAAAAGCATTTCTGGCCTGTAACAGTCTATTGCAATTTTGATTTCCACTTCCACAATGTTTGGAGATTGGAACTAAAACCTATCCATCTGTCTGTGCTAGGGTTTCCTATTGCTATAGTCATCACATTCTTGCTGCTCATCATGGCTTCAAAACTGCTTGATCGTAAAGTAGAGGTGTAA